One stretch of Lucilia cuprina isolate Lc7/37 chromosome 6, ASM2204524v1, whole genome shotgun sequence DNA includes these proteins:
- the LOC111690360 gene encoding putative uncharacterized protein DDB_G0282133, giving the protein MNDADNSLVIDAVKIENSDSQSLRNETELLTTDMYQSDISPTKELLSKEIETKRLAIQSTNNLIMKITTVPEDKNNHEEYLSITTQGSNIEKTTTPVVWNNYANNIEQFNVQNTLPTDNVTNVYLKNSAQKNESNSEVQVQSEINSFKSQVGNGLKDSGISVNISYEHKSNIVSAEVETTQTTYSSQDLMEDNDEDKFIETSTSIVDNNELNNNINKQSILTLELSDISNRSNSNDFEMEVMDYPNIHNENLMSSIHIDRNGAADATSSTIDSFKNYKNSFNSETTEVSLINKVPIDVNNISGKNSFHNFFEDSEEEDNLDTYTKIPTERNIDKGYYSSKDENSESLNISFTVDSTNSTSNTTQSFIKDNKEQIVISRSNSSDILYNNGTSNFVQNVSTNEEFTTETIMLSDSQHGIGESTALSDEFNESPVDSVTATTIDNSFRLTNIEQTHNITNNFTSPNENTETVTEVVWLTQSSSYQKPSIIIENIPYETSISGPLYKVSNDLTNTAKVTILKPEEKSDHLSELIALIGNSLQDSTQTSELLKQNENVNKNVNEYRLQKIQEDITSTVNCHTGTMSFPIPSSPSTPSVEFESEEWSTFKNNQLNNDSLSKSGNLLMKKNVNADDGNAVADIDDNIDVHAYVNAADDVDVYNDEGITIYSDEKNMRLEMKVKNKGSIYLKTENSDNDRVVENENNDNGSTVQYSTNNVVETSQYEGGINDMSTIENKLHNISRSESNVMTSKATSSHDKHEMADNKYNKKDYLNKGNEMIIKNSINPNSMSEIKTPNKDDEIDDVGRRPNNKTENIFNNLLKTQPFPATTPYNSNSNMNTDKNILASAQTKEEITTTNWWHSLPYAEIRKFLNSILDSVTSTDNINLNGSVDSTTASATVPKTSSQTNVSKLKTIKGRKSKKEQWPIWVLNNIWSSLL; this is encoded by the exons ATGAACGATGCTGATAATTCCCTTGTGATTGATGCAGTTAAAATCGAAAACAGCGATTCACAATCTTTGAGAAATGAAACTGAACTGTTAACCACAGACATGTATCAATCCGACATTTCACCCACTAAAGAACTCCTTAGTAaagaaatagaaacaaaaagaCTTGCAATACAATCAACTAACAACCttataatgaaaattacaaCAGTTCCAGAAGACAAGAACAATCACGAAGAATATTTAAGTATTACTACTCAAGGCTctaatatagaaaaaacaacGACACCTGTAGTTTGGAATAATTATGCAAACAATATCGAACAATTTAATGTGCAAAATACTCTTCCAACAGACAATGtcacaaatgtttatttaaaaaattccgcACAAAAAAATGAATCTAACTCTGAAGTTCAAGTTCAGTCAGAAATAAACTCATTCAAAAGTCAAGTCGGAAATGGGCTTAAAGATTCCGGCATTTCTGTAAACATATCTTACGAACACAAAAGTAACATAGTTTCAGCTGAAGTCGAAACTACCCAAACCACATATTCTTCACAAGATTTAATGGAAGATAACGATGaagataaatttattgaaacttCAACATCCATTGTAGATAATAatgaattaaacaataatattaacaagCAATCGATATTAACTTTAGAGCTTTCCGATATTTCAAATAGGTCCAATTCTAACGATTTTGAAATGGAAGTCATGGACTATCCAAATATTCATAACGAAAATTTAATGTCATCAATACATATTGATCGTAACGGTGCAGCTGATGCGACATCTTCTACAAttgatagttttaaaaattacaaaaatagtttCAATTCAGAAACTACAGAAGTTTCTCTAATAAACAAAGTACCAATTGACGTAAACAATATATCTGGAAAAAACTCTTTCCATAATTTCTTTGAAGATTCAGAAGAAGAAGATAATTTAGACACATACACTAAAATTCCAACTGAGAGAAATATTGATAAAGGCTATTATAGTAGTAAAGACGAAAATTCCGAGAGTTTGAATATTTCATTCACAGTAGACTCGACGAACTCCACTTCAAATACAACCCAATCGTTCATTAAAGACAACAAAGAACAAATTGTTATATCAAGAAGTAACTCTTCtgatattttgtataataacgGAACATCCAATTTTGTTCAGAACGTGTCAACCAATGAGGAGTTTACAACGGAAACTATTATGTTATCCGACTCACAACATGGTATAGGCGAGTCAACTGCACTCTCAGATGAATTCAACGAAAGCCCTGTTGATTCAGTAACGGCTACGACAATCGACAATTCTTTTCGTTTAACAAATATCGAACAAACTCATAACATAACGAATAATTTTACGTCTCCAAATGAAAACACTGAAACAGTTACTGAAGTGGTATGGTTAACTCAGTCAAGTTCCTATCAAAAACCATccattataattgaaaatattccGTATGAGACCTCAATTTCTGGTCCTCTTTACAAGGTCTCTAATGATCTTACCAATACAGCaaaagtaacaattttaaagCCTGAGGAGAAATCCGACCACCTTAGCGAATTAATTGCTTTAATTGGAAATTCTCTGCAAGACTCAACACAGACAAGTGAACTtctaaaacaaaacgaaaacgtaaataaaaatgttaatgaataTAGGTTGCAAAAAATACAAGAAGATATAACATCAACAGTCAATTGTCATACAGGAACTATGTCATTTCCAATTCCATCATCTCCATCGACACCATCAGTAGAATTCGAATCAGAAGAA tggtcaacatttaaaaacaatcaaCTGAATAATGACAGTTTAAGTAAATCCGGCAATCTTCTCATGAAGAAGAATGTTAATGCTGACGACGGTAATGCTGTTGCTGATATTGATGATAATATCGATGTACATGCTTATGTAAATGCTGCAGATGATGTGGATGTTTATAATGACGAAGGTATAACTATTTATTCCGATGAAAAGAACATGCGATTAGAAATGAAGGTAAAGAACAAGGGCTCTATATATCTAAAAACTGAAAATAGTGATAATGACAGAGTtgttgaaaatgaaaacaatgacAATGGGTCAACAGTACAATACAGTACAAATAATGTAGTTGAAACATCACAATATGAGGGAGGGATAAATGACATGTcaacaattgaaaataaattgcaCAACATATCAAGGAGCGAATCAAACGTTATGACTAGTAAAGCAACATCCTCACATGACAAACATGAAATGGCcgataataaatacaataaaaaggaTTATCTAAATAAAGGAAATGAAATGATAATCAAGAACTCCATCAACCCAAACTCAATGTCTGAAATAAAGACACCAAATAAAGATGACGAAATTGATGATGTTGGAAGACGACCCAAcaataaaacagaaaacatatttaacaatttactaAAAACACAACCCTTTCCTGCCACGACACCCTATAACTCGAACTCAAACATGAATACCGACAAAAATATACTTGCATCCGCCCAAACGAAAGAGGAAATTACAACGACAAATTGGTGGCACTCCTTGCCATATGcggaaattagaaaatttttaaactccaTCCTTGATAGTGTTACATCCACTgacaacataaatttaaatggatCCGTCGATTCAACGACTGCATCAGCCACAGTACCAAAAACATCATCACAAACCAATGTTTCAAAACTCAAAACCATAAAAGGACGGAAATCTAAAAAAGAGCAATGGCCAATATGGGTATTGAACAACATTTGGTCATCATTATTATAA
- the LOC124420671 gene encoding uncharacterized protein LOC124420671, giving the protein MELNLITFLFLIFMLVALSSNTLAASTTNGKLLKFYPITKQQYRDILALTKQQSTIHETDVMETHRSLADWSNSLHSSWNTLFNVTGDSLNKSLGQKEDRAYPICVIKTQDHMRRKRGARQYDYNNGYAGLAPNVVYPGFSYYGRPPYHRQSHYGYPQYGYYQTPYEEENIDDEAANDGEDTENNETAPEEMPNENGNVPDKESNSPIINCVVIIRRKNQVINKPINPETDISDDTNDVDEYSPPSYGHSQYPHYPYPYPPQHLPLYPYPPHGHYPYSPHHHPYGNSHPSSRSNKISDMNPGTMVQYQQMIAEYYRHLHALYMADATTGIAKSHDHPDYFDDDLEEYDDKEIGQSRE; this is encoded by the exons ATGGAGcttaatttaattacttttctatttttaattttcatgttaGTGGCGCTTTCATCAAATACACTCGCTGCtt CTACTACAAATGGAAAGTTATTGAAATTCTATCCAATTACAAAACAACAGTACAGGGACATACTTGCATTAACTAAGCAGCAATCGACGATACATGAAACAGATGTTATGGAAACTCATCGTTCCTTGGCAGATTGGAGTAACAGCTTACATAGTAGCTGGAATACTTTATTCAATGTTACAGGTGACAGCCTCAATAAGAGTTTGGGACAAAAAGAGGATAGAGCTTATCCGATTTGTGTTATTAAAACACAAGACCACATGCGTCGAAAACGTGGTGCTAGACAATATGATTATAATAATGGTTACGCTGGTTTAGCACCTAATGTTGTATACCCGGGATTCTCATATTATGGAAGACCACCATACCACAGGCAGTCTCACTACGGATATCCACAATATGGTTATTATCAAACACCATATGAAGAAGAAAATATCGATGACGAAGCTGCAAATGACGGTGAAGATACTGAAAATAATGAAACTGCACCTGAAGAGATGCCAAATGAAAATGGCAATGTTCCCGACAAAGAATCAAATTCTCCCATTATAAATTGTGTTGTTATAATTCGCCGTAAGAATCAAGTTATTAATAAACCTATTAATCCAGAAACTGACATCTCAGACGACACTAACGACGTCGATGAGTATTCTCCACCATCTTATGGACACTCGCAATATCCTCATTATCCATACCCCTACCCTCCACAACATCTACCATTGTATCCGTACCCTCCACATGGCCACTATCCCTACTCCCCTCATCACCATCCATATGGAAATTCTCATCCTTCCTCCAGAAGCAATAAAATTTCAGACATGAACCCTGGAACTATGGTTCAGTATCAACAAATGATTGCAGAATACTATAGGCATTTACATGCCCTTTATATGGCGGATGCAACCACTGGTATTGCAAAAAGTCATGATCATCCCGATTATTTTGATGATGATCTTGAAGAATACGATGACAAAGAAATCGGACAATCAAGAGAGTGA